CCACGGAGGAGCTGtcgggggggaagggggagcagCGGGTGGGAGGGAGCCGCGAGGAGGCCCATTCGGGCTGGACGTCTCGTGGACGGCCCCGGGTGAGGGCGAGTGGGGGCTGGGGGGCCCCGGGTGACCCCCTCGTGTCCTGTCCGTCCTAGTTGCAGAATACGGCAGGATCATCAACATCCCCGAGACGACGTCCAACCAGCTGCAGCCTTCGGCCCTGGAGGACCTGCTCTACTCGCACATCAACATTTCCACTGAGGAGGACACGTCCTCCCCCACCTGCAACACCCCCTCCCAGGTGGCCTTCAAGGGCTTCCTCAGCCCCCCCGACATGTACTCCTCCAGGACGACAGAAAGGAAGCTGAGCCAGCTGCTCAGCAGCATGCAGGACTCCATGATCGACAAGCCCATGCCCGAGTCCAAGGAGATCCGGCAGAAGAAAGTCTGCTTCTCCGACAGCGGCCTGCCCGGAGGGGACAAGATGAGAAAAAGCTACTACTTAAATGGTACTGGGGCCCTCGCACCCGGGGCTGGGGGGCTGGGCGGGCACTCGGCTCCTGGGAGACGGCCCCGAGGGGCTCCCTGTCCGGACCACCCTGGGGCCGCCGAGGTCACACCTGGGGGGCTCTCGAGCTGTTGGCTGCTCCCGGCTTGGCCGCAGGGGTGCCCTAACGAGGCCGCGTCCGGCCAGGAGCCCCCAGGGGCCTCCCCGGCCTGGCCTTGTCCCCAGAGAGCTCCGTAGAGAAGGCTGTGGAGAGCGGCTCTCGCACCCAGGCCTCTGGGAAGCCCCGGTGCCCCCTCACTCGAGCTGGGGATGAGCCGGCATGGAGCTGGGAAGGGCGGCTGGCATGCCGGAGAGTGGGAGGAGCCCCCGTGACCTCGGCGGGCCGGAGCGGGAGGCGGATAAATAAAAGGATTGGAGGCCGCTGCGAAGGCCCACGCTTGGGTTCAAAAACTCCATTTCCTTAACCTGAGCCAGGGAAGGCCACGAGCCCGGCATGTTCTCACGGCCTCCCGAGGGCCATCTTTGCCTGCCAGCCTGGGCTGGGCCCACGGGAGACGGGCCAAGGAGACGCCTCAGGCCGGCCTCGGCCCTCCCTCGGGCTCCGCCCAGGCCTCTGCTTTAGGATCCTAGAACCACGGACGGTCCCCATCCGGAGCCACAAGGGGCCTCCCCCATGCCGTGGCTGCCTCGGGGAAGCCCTCCGTCTTCCCGGGCCCTTCAAAGCAGAGAAGGCGTCGGAGGCAGCGCGGGGGGCCTTAAAGGGGCCAtcggggaggggagggaggacacGAGCCAGACTTTTACTCTCGTTCCATCCCCCACAGCCCTGGGGGTAGGTGCTGttcttgttcccattttacatctgaggaaactgaggcaggcagcggcaaagtgccttgtccagggccCATATTGTGCTTTTATCAGTTACTCCCTCTAGTGCCACCGCTCGGCCCCCCTCCCCGCCATGATGGGGCTTGGACTCGGAGCAGCATTTGGCCCGGGCCTCGGGGGCTTCCTGTGGAGCCGCACCCGGGTCTGCCCCGCAGCTCCTCAGTCTTTCCTAGCCCGGCTACTGTGCATCGTTCTAGGCTGCGGCTTCTGTCCGGGAGGCTCTGAGCCTCTGGGGAAGGGGGAGACGTGCACGCGTGGCCCCCCGGCCCCCCGGATCTGGCTGCAGCTTGGACGGTCACGAGGCCTCGGGCCCTTGGCTTCCTCCTCTCCCAAGCGAGCTCCTCGCACTCGCCTCCCGATGGGACCAGGCCGCCCTGAGGAGAGCTGGCAGGGCTTCGCCTGTTCCTGTTCCAGCAGGCCGCCAGGCCGAGCCGCTCCTCCTCGGGGCAGCTCAGGGAAGGCCCCATGCCGGGGCCCACAGTCAGGCCTGAGCCCCGAGTCTGGCGAGAAAAAGAGCCCCCAGAAGCGGTGCCCGTGTGGGCAGCTCCTCCCCTGCTCAGGACACAGGGCAGAGGGGCCCGGAtccccccatttcctttcctggaaGTTCTCTCCGTCTTGCTCCTTTGCTCTCCTGCCAGCCAGACCAGATACCTGGGGCCCAGGAGCTCGCTTTCCCCAAAGGTTCCCTGCACCCCCCCAGGCCTCCTCCTGGGAGGGACAGAGGGCCACTGGCGGGGGGACCAGCCCAGAGCCATCTGTTCTGATTGCCCTCTGAGATCACCCCATTTTGTTTGTAGGCAGTTTGTAGACAGGACCCTCCCTCACTCAAGAAGCTCCTgggactccctattacctccaggctCAACTCTAAACTATCCTTGCTGGGCACTGAGAGCCCTTGGGCCCCCGGCTGCCTCCTTGCCTCCATCTCTGGTCCGGCCAAACTCTTCTAGCTTCTTGCTTCTCCCCCAGGAccctccatttcccttttctgtccccTTTCCATCCCGCACCCCCCTCGCCACCACGAAGAatcccccattttctttttcttttcttttcttttttttttttaacccttaacttttggtgtattgtctcataggtggaagaatggtaagggtgggccatgggggtcaagtgacttgtcctgggtcacacagctgggaagtggctgaggccggatttgaacccaggacctcccgtctctaggcctgactctcactccactgagctacccagctgccccatcccctGTTTTCTTGAAGGATACCAAGGCCCCCCCCCCCGGGCCCAGCTGCTGGTTCCTTCTCCCGAAATTCCCTCGTCTTTCGGTGGCACCACGGAAGCTCTTTTGCTTCGGCTTGGTGTCCCTGGAGCCTAGCACTGTGCCCGCTGACGGGTGGGCTTCAGACCTGCCCGGGCATGGACTAGAGAGGTGGCCCTTCCATCCCCGAGATCATTGCATGAGCCCTTCTCTCGCGTCCACACCACCCTGAGGGGCTCCTTCTGCTTCCATGGCTTCGGAATGCAGAACTGGCATTTGTGCCAGGCTTCCGATGTGCCAAGGTCTTTTGGGaaatgtctctgtctctatttcttctctctctgtctctgtctctctgactgtctttctgtctgtctctctgactctgtctctattccttctctctctgtctctctctctgtctctctgtctctctgtctgtctgtctgtctgtctgttcccagtccctcctgcctccaggcctggcactttctCCACTGCGCCTCCCAGCTATGTCCTAGCAGACATTTATTGAGCAGCTCCTTACCACGCTCCAGGCACTGGGCCGAGCACCGAGGGCACAAGACGAAGCAAAAGCAGCCTCGTGGGGAGGCAGCAGCTGCAAAGAGCCGTCTACAAACGAGCTCTGGGAGGGCCAAAGGGGTGACCTGAGAGGGCGACCGGAAGAAGACTCAGCCAGGGCCCGGGCTTGTGTTCGGGGCTTCTCCTTCCTCGGGCCCACTCGTTTCAGAGGTGCCTGGCCGGCGGTGCTCTAAGAGCAAGGACGGGGAGGCTGGGGGTTTCTCCAGCACCCAttctgtgccaagcattgtgtgaAGTGCTCTACCAACGTTCTCTCTCCGGTTCCTGGCCACGGCGACGCTGGAGGAaagatgctataattatccccattttacagatcaggaaacggaggcaaacgggttaagggacttgcttagcATGTAGCTTCTAATCAGGTTCCTGCAGCATTCCAAATTCATTAGAAAGCCTAAAGAACCAGAAGCTGGCTCCGTGGGGAGAGATGTGGCAGCCGGAGCACGCTGCCTTAAGAGCTTATTTGCACaccatttggggggggggggggatggtgCCGAGCAAGCAGGAGAAAAGGGATCCCCGGAAAGTCTGGGGCGCCGAAGCACTCTGCTGAGTTGAGAAGGGCAGGCGGAGGCCACGAATGACAATCGAGGGATTCTCCCCGTCCTGGAGAATGGCATCCCGGGCGCCTTTGGTGTCCACGTCCTGCTGAACCGGAGAAGGGGGGCAGCCCAGCCCGAGGGCCCACAGGACCATCTGCATCCGTGTCCACAGGCTGCTTGGGAGAGGGAAGAGCGAGCTTTGGGGGAAGGTCACGAACGCCATCGCTCAGAAATGGCCGTAAATCGCGGACCCTGCGAGCTCGAGTCAGAAAAGCCGGGTGCAACCTTGGCTCTAACCAGCCGCTCGACCGCGAGCAGGCCCCAGCCTCTCGGAAGCCCGGCCCCATCGACCGCCCTTGAGCGCACCTGCCAGCCCTGGCCTTCCGCCCGTGGACGACCGTGGCGTCTGTCTTCATCCTGGGCTCCGATTTCAGAAGAGAGGAGCTCTAAGGCCACACTCGAGGACCCAGCCTCAGTCCCTGGGCCGGGCACGTGGCTGGAGCTGTCCGGGAGGACGCAGAGAAGGCGGGGGCTGGTTCTGGTCCCACCCACCTGGACTGGCTACTGGTGAGTGCTCACGCGGAGGTCAGGAGAAGCAATACGAGGACGCGCTCGAGGTCTCTCGGAAGAACTTCGGGGTCGATAGCGAGACGCGGGAGATGCTGGCACCGGACCGCCCAGCATGGCATACCCACGTCAAAGAAGGGGCTGCGCTCTCCGGGCCAAGCAAAAGGACCCCGAGAAGGCTTGACCATGAGACGGATCCAAGCAACGCATTCTGGGAGGCGTAAATGTAAAACTTTAGGCTCGGACTGAAAACATCCACAAATCCCAAGTCGACGTGGCGAACGCGTGGCTCATGGTTGGGCTCGGAGACGGCTGCCTTTTTTAATGGACTCCAAGGGCTGCGCTTCTCCTGGATCCCTCCTCGCCGTGGTGGGGGAGCGTGCAGAGCTCAGGGAAGCTTTGAGCTCTGCTGGGCAGCGTTACCCAAGGCAGAAAGACCAAAGGCAGTGCACCGGAGAAGGCCGCGGCAGATGGCGCCAGCGTCTTTGCCGAGAAAGCCCCCGGATGGTACTAAAATGTAGAAGAGACGAACCAAGAGATGAGCCCCTCCACTTGGAAGGTGTCCAGCAGGCCACTCGCTGCGGAAGAGCAGAGGGCAGCCACCCTGGGCCCAAGCCAGAAGGAAGCTCGGCTGTGCCGTGGCCGGTGATGAAGCAGAAGTCCGATGGTGTCGGGATCAATACTGCACAGGAGCCTGGAATGTCAGAACCACGAGCCCGTGTAAACTGCTCGGGCCCAGGCAGGAGCGGGAAAGATTCAGCAGCAATATGTCGAGCGTCAGTGAACTTCAGTGGATGGGGATGGGCGAATTGGACTCGGGATCGCCACATCTACGGCCGGGCCCAGAATCCCGGGCAAGCAGCAGAGCATTCCTCAGCGCCCGTAATCGGGGGAGAAGAGCAGCGCCGAGGCACGATCTCAGAAACGACAGAATGAATCTGGTCGAGTCCAAGACATCACGGTATAATGTGTCTAATAGTCACAGCTGCTCCAGGGAGGCCAAAGGTGCTCCGTTCTGTGAAGATCCGGAGCGTCTTCTAGAAGTCGCACCCCAGAAGACGTCCCGGGCCGCCCAGGGGTCCGGAACGCGAGTGCAGGAAATCAAGACAACCCGGGAAACAGGCAAGTTTGGCCTCGAGTGAGTACGGTGCGAAACCGGGCAGAGACCCCCGGAGTTCTGTCAGATAACTCGCTGTCACAGAGGACCCTCTTTCACCAACCCAAAGGTGTCTCTGTGCCTGGACGTCACCAGACGGTCAGCATCGAAATCAGACGCATTTGCTGCCTTAACACGGGAAGGGGCAGAAGCCCCGTACAGTCCGTCTGAACAGCGCCCGGAGCTGACCGTGGCTCAGATCGTGAGCTTCTTGATGTAAGATTCAGGCCGACACTGAAGAGAGCAGGGAAACTAGCCGACCAGACAGGAAGGACTAATAGCCTCCCTCAAGGATATGAAGTGGACGCAATCTGGCAGACGGCGCCGGAAGAGCTACGGCCAGGGGGGCACAAGACTGGACAGGGGGCAGCAACAAAGACGAAAAACATGCCAGAGAAGAAGAAGAGCAGGAAAGCCAAATGACTTCTCAGGAAGCCTGCCAGAGAgctgagggaagaaggaaggagaaaggagaaggggaaagctAGACCCAAACAAATGCAGAATGCCGGAGAATAGCAAGGAAAAGTAAGAAGCTTCCCTTAAATGAACAAGGTagatagagcagcaggcctggagataggaggtcctgggttcaaatctgacctcagacacttcctagctatgtgaccctgggcaagtcacgtaacccacattgcctagcccttatagctcttctgctttagaactgacttagtattgcttctaaggcagaaggtgtaagggtttaaaaaaagagcaatgcaaagaaatagaagaaaacaatagaatgggaaagacaagAGAGTTCTTTAAGGAAGTTCTTAGAGATCTTGGGAGCATTTCATGCAAAAACGGGcacaataaacaacaaaaatggtaAAGACTTAACAAAAGTAGAAGAGACTAAAAAGAGCTGGCAGGAATATACAGAATTATACAAGAAAGATATTAATATCACCAATAACCACGACGGTGGGACTACTGACCTGATAGCCAGACATCCTGGGGAGGGAAGTCAAGTGTCCTAAGGAAGCCTGGCTGACAGTAAGGCTGGTGGAGGTGACAGAATTACAGCTGGGCTACTAAAAATCCTCAAAGATGATGCTGATAAAGTGCCTTCAATATCCCATAGATCTGGAGAACTCCACAGTGACTACTAGACTGGAAAAGATCAGTTTGTATCCGAGACCTAAAGAagggcaatgccaaagaatgGCACTCATTTCACATGCCAGCAAAATTATGCGAGCTAGGCTTCAGCAGCATGCGAACTGAGAATTACCAGGTCAGGTCGGTTTTTTGAAGAGACAGAAGAACtcgagaccaaattgccaacatttgtTAGATGATGGAGAAAGCTGGGGAGTTCCAGAAAAACATCCAGTTCTGCTTCGTGGACTGCTCTAAAGCCTCTGACTATGTAGATCTCAACAAAAAGTgggcaagtcctcaaagagacCTCTGCTATTGACTGTAGTGCTGCCTGGCTCTTACCTGGGTAACCCTCCCTACCCTCTGCCTTACAGCGCCTTTGTTTGGACTTTCCCTCAATTAGACTAAGCTCTCTGAGACTGGgaagttcatttttctttctttctttctttcctttcttttccttccttcctccctccctccctccccttccttccttccttctttccttccttccttccttccttccttccttccttccttccttccttccttccttccttcctNNNNNNNNNNNNNNNNNNNNNNNNNNNNNNNNNNNNNNNNNNNNNNNNNNNNNNNNNNNNNNNNNNNNNNNNNNNNNNNNNNNNNNNNNNNNNNNNNNNNNNNNNNNNNNNNNNNNNNNNNNNNNNNNNNNNNNNNNNNNNNNNNNATCCAAGTCTAGGGCTCACATTTTTCTCCTGCTGCTTAGCACACTGTCTGGCAAATAGTACATGGTTAAATACTTGATCTCTCTCCCTGcatctatgtatttatctatgtatctgtatacttctcccttcctctctctaacctTCCCTCTATgtactcctccctccctccttctctctttctcccccttgcCCTTTGtctgtctttcctctcctctctttctgtgtatctctcctttccccccttcttcctcttctctccctatcctcctccctttttctctccctctcttcctctctgtctctctctgtctctgggtctctgtctctTCACCCCCCTCCATCTtcctgtgtgtctctctgtctctggaaCCAGAGACGGTCGTTCCTTTGTACTTGGCCCTCTCTCAGACCGCTTCTGGGCTATTGTGATCACGAGCTCTCAGGGTCGTGCCATTTGAGGGACAGTTGCCAGTAGTGGGGCTGTTGAGCCTGGAGAAGGGGACCCTTGAGCGGGCAGGTGGCGCCTGCTGTATTCATCAGAAGGCGGCCCTGCTTTGAGGACGAGGGTTTAGGCTAGTTTGTTTGGCCACAGGACACAGAGCGATGGGAAGATGACGAAGGGGCAGACTGAGGCGACCTTCCAAACGCTGAGCTGCTGCCCCAAGGCACAATGGGGTTTCCCCTCCTCGTAGGCTGCTGGTCAGGGTCTCATGCAGGGATTCTTGTTCATGGGAGgagtggcctcagtttcccagaaCGTCCCCTCGTAGGGCCTTGCCTCTCCATCCAGTTCCTTTCCCAGCTGAAAAGGAGGATAAATGGATGGGGAGATGCGAGGCTGAACACCCCGATTTCTTTTTGCATTTACTTTCGATGTCTTGCCATCAGTGTAGGGCGCTGGGTGCCAATTCCCCCAGGAACCCCCCAGGGTCCATTTGTCTACAGAAGAGACAGTGAGTTTGTGCAGCAGAGCAGAGTGTGCGAAAAGGCTGGCTTTGAAGACAGGAAGCCTTGGGTCCAAGTCCTGCCACTGACATTCCCCGGCTGAGtgtccctggccaagtcacctaagCTGTGTGTGAGCTCTTGAAAATGGTGCCAACCCACATGACTGGAGGTTACACCAGGGAATCACAGCCCCTGGCCCCATTCAGGGGCGAATGAGAGAAACCCCCAAGTTCCCGTTGCACTTGGGGTCTAGTCCCGAGGTTCAGACACTTCCGTTTCCAGGACGCGCTGATGTTTTCAGACAATTCCTTACGAGTAGCCTGGGGCTGGCTGCTCTCTGAGctgccttttcccttctcctcctgcccccccccaGAAATACAGAGCTTTACGGGCGCTGAGAAGGACGGGAGGATCGTGGGGGAGATCGCCTTTCAGCTGGACAGACGGATCCTGGCATATGTCTTCCCAGGAGTGACAAGGCTTTATGGGTTCACTGTGTCCAATATCCCTGAGAAGATCAAACAGGTATGAGCACTGCGCCTCCCTCCCCGCGTTCTGGCCCGGGACCCGTGCATCCTCTCGGCGGCCAGCCTGGGACAGCAGAGGCGAGGCGGTCCTCGGCCTTTGGGTGGGAATTGGGCTTTTTGGGTGCCGGGAGCGAGGCCCTGCTCTGGCCTCGGGCGGAGAGAGGCTGGGACAAGCTAGGAGACGAGCCGAGAGGCCGGGAGCTCTCAGGGGCGCTGGGCAGAGAAAGGGCAGCTCGGCCCCGGGCCAGAGAAGCTACAGGGAAAGGCAGGGCGAGCGGCAGTGTTGGCGTGGAATCGGAAGGCCCGGAGTCCAGGCCTGCCGGGGAcgcttcctacctgggtgacggCGGGCCTCGCTTTCCTCCTCTGAAAGAACGGGGCGCCCCTCCTGGGGCCGGCCGCTGCCCCCGGCcgtccccttccctccccaaggCCTCGCTCTCGGTTCGTTGCAGACTTCCATAAAATCTTTGGATGGCTCCGTGGACGAGAAGAAGCTGCGAGACCTAACTCATCGCTACCTGACGCTCACCACCCGTCTGGAGAAACTTGGCTACAACAGGGAGGTCCACCCGGTGTTCAGCGAATTCTTGATCAACACCTACGGCATCCTGAAGCAGAGACCTGACCTTCGCTCCAACCCCCTCCACAACAACCCGGCGGCCCTGCGCAAGCTGGTGATCGACATTGTGCCCCCCAAGTTCCTCGGGGACTCCTTGCTGCTCTTGAACTGTCTGTGTGAGCTCTCCAAAGAAGACAGCAAGCCCCTGTTTGCCTGGTGATGAGGCCATGAGGGACTCCCATTGCTGATGGAAAACCCAATACTCAGATACTAAATTTTTGTACAATAGAAGTGTTTGTGTTAAGTGTGTCAGCCCTTGTGTGCTTCCCTTCATTGTTTCTCCAGACGGGCGAGGAGGCCAGCGGGATGCACGCTGAGGGAGGCCCCGGGCTCTTGGGGCACTTGCTTTTAGGGCTCCGTCCAACAAGCGGGTGCCGGGCCCCGGGCTAGGCCCTGGAGAGACCAAATCAAAGGCTGGCGGCGGCCTCTCCCTTCGAGGAGCTCCCGCTCCATGCCGGGGGCCGCCGTGCCCACTCTGAGCTTGGCGGGAGCTGCTGCCGGGCACCAGGGACCCCTACATGCCTCCCAGAGGCCTTCTGGGCCTTGTCTCTGGCCTCCTCTAGGAGTTTCCGTCTCCCTCCATTCAGGTGTGACTCCTTGCCAGCAGGAGCTGCCTTTTGCTATTTGCATCCACAGTGCTCAGCTTGGAGAGTTTCTTAGATGCTTTTCCCTCCATCCGTCCctccatctgtccatccacccccccatccccccatTCACCATTCAGCTTGgacacagataaggaaataaggcGACTGAGgcgggtggggatggggtggggggaggcatgCAGGAGGGGGCCCTCTGGCTGGACCTTGAGCGAAGCCCAGACTCTAAGAAGGTGCTGCCGCTTCTCCGGGGAGGCCACGTGCTGGACCGGTGGCTCCCTGAGCCCCTGGCCGTGCTCTGGCCGTGCCTCGGCCCCGCTGCAGACCCCGCCGTTCTCCCTCCCGTCCTGGCAGCGGGAGGGGGATGCCCACAGCAGCACCGAGCCCTTCAGGACGGGCACAGCTAGAGATGGCAACGACGACCTGCCTGGGTAGGTTAGGAGAAGGGGCGTCAAGGTTTGCTTGTGGTCCTTCAGTGAGTGTCCCGACCCCGCAGTGGAGAGATTGCGGGCCTCGGAGTCAGAATGAGAGGTCAAGGCCTTCCGCAGCTGCTCGCTGCCTGGTGAGCTCCTGGCAAGTCAGCCttttcccagcctcagtttcctcatctgtaatacaCCCGTTGAAGTGAGGCCTTTTCTACAAAGGCCTTCACAAGCCTTCAAGTGCtgtagaaatattattattacacaaAAACCGAACCATTAGACGAGCCCAGGGCACGAGCTCCCTCTCAGCGAGCTGAAGGGACTTGAGTGAGGATGCCCAGAGGGCCGGTGCCCTCCCGGATTCCTGGCCTGGACCCAGGCCTGCCAGCCCTGGGGTTTGTCTCTGGTCTGTTCTTCCCCGAGAGCCGGGCCTCAGGAGGACGTGAAGAGAGCTGGGAGCCTTGGACTCCCGCTACCAGGCGAGTCCTTCAATGCCCTCCTGCCGGGCTCGTGGGAAAGGCCTCGGCGCTTTGCCAGCCCGTTGGACCTCTTGCCGCTGCGTGGCTCGGGGACGGGAGCGGCTGCCACGTTGGCCGCCCCCCCGGGATCTGGCGCCTCACGGGAGCCAGGGAGCGGGTCCTTCGGGGGCGTCTCTGGCTCCGCCCACAGTGGGCTCCACAAGAGGCCGACGAGGGGGAGCTGGGCCTGCCCTGGCCTCTCTCTCcgctcttccctcccccatatcTTTTGCTTGTTTGAACAAGGAAAGAGAGTTAATGAGAAGCCACAAGGATGGCTAAAGTTTAGCAGGTCCGGCGTAACGGCTCCTGCCCACCTCTGGGGAAAGCTCGTGCTGCGGGCGGCGGGCGGCGGGCGGCTGGACTCTGCTCGTCGAGGGCAGACGAGAGGCGCCCCGGGATGTCTCGGCTGGTGGAGTGTGTCCCCAACTTCTCTGAGGGGAACAACCGAGAGGTGAGGTCCGGCGGGCTCGGGAGGGCCCCTCCCCCAACCTTCTGGCTGGCCGGGACGGCCGCTGGACTCCAGCGCGTGCCCTCTTGTGCTGGGCTAGGCAGCGCGGCTCCTTGGCCTCGGCCTTCTGGAAGGGAAGCCGCGGCGGGCGTGTGCCGGGGGCCCCGCTCGGAAGCGTAGGCTGGTGGGGCCAGGCGAGGTTGGCACCGTGGGGGCCTCGGCGTCCTCGCCTCTGAGACGCAGTCGGGACCGGGCAGCCCCGAGAGGTGTCGGGGGGCCTCTGTCTCTGGCGGGTCAGTGGGAGACGGGGCCAGGCCTGGCACAGCAGGGCAAGCCTGGAAGGGCCGGAGGAGCCGGGGGGGCCGTGGGGGGGACGGAGGCCCGGGAGGCTCCAGTGATCTTCCCCACGTGTGTCGCAGGTCATCGATGCGATCGCCCAGGCCATCTCCCAGACCGCGGGCTGCGTCCTCCTGGACGTCGACGCGGGCCCTTCTACCAACCGGACGGTGTACACGTTTGTGGGCCCCCCAGACGCCGTGGTGGAGGGGGCCCTGAAGGCCGCTCGCGTGGCCTTCCGGCTCCTGGACATGAGCAAACACAAGGGTGAGAGGCCTCTGGGGAGCCGGACGTCCCGGGCTCTGGGCTCAGGCCCTCGACGCGGGGGGCAGTGGTCGGGGCGTGAGGCCTGGAGTCGGACCCCCATCGGCAGCCCGTGCTAGGCCTTCCCAGCTCTAACAGACATGATAATCGCCCTCAAACCCAGAGGCTTCACCCAGCAGGGGCCTGGCTCAGAGGGGGCAGCCCGACCCCCAAAGGGGCAGGGATCCGCCGCTGACTCAGCGACACTCGAACAAGCTTAGATTTGGCTCAAGCCAGACCTCGGACCCTGAAGTCTGAGGCCCCGGCCtccagcctcctcctcctccacgtatgggccgtgtgaccctggcaaagACAGGTTTGCCCCCTGGGGGCCTTGGCTTCCTCCGGTCTGGCTGGGATTTGGGTTGTGAACCTCTGAAGTCTTTCCTGCCCCAGAGCCCATTCTGTACCTTAGACGTACGGAAAGTAGGACCCAGAGGGGAGGAGGGACTGGCCCAAGGTCTTCCAGTCCCAGATCTGTGATCCTGGGGGGTGGTCTGGGGGCATCGGGAGGGCAGGAACGTGGGCATCTGAGTAGCCAGGCCTCGCTTTGGCACATTTGGCCACCAGCTTTGCAGCTAAACTTGGACGCTGTAGTCAGGGCGGAGGCCAGAGGTGTGGGGAAGGCGGGGGACGGGAGGACCAATGGCCACCAGCTCCCTTTGCCAGGCAGAGCCAACAGGGTTTGCTTAATCAGTTATCTTTGCAGAAGCTCcccgggagggagggaggcagggggtGGCCTTGTGGCAGCAGATAACAAGATTCCAAAGTCCTCACATGTTGTCTTTTGTACTAACTCTGGGCCTCCAGGGAAGCTCTGTGAGGAGGGGATGGAGACTTCCCCTAAGGGTAGCCTCCAGAGCTCACCTTGGCCTTGGCCCGAGGGGCAGGGAATGGGGGGGTGGGTGGAGAGAGACCTGGAGCCTGAGCCCTCCTGAATGTCCTAGACCCCTGCTGGCCCCGAGTGCTCCCTTCCATTCTGTGCCTCTGCTACCTTAGAAGGCGAGCTGCCTGGCTGGTGGGTC
The window above is part of the Gracilinanus agilis isolate LMUSP501 chromosome 4, AgileGrace, whole genome shotgun sequence genome. Proteins encoded here:
- the SPATC1L gene encoding speriolin-like protein isoform X1 — its product is MAEGNELMNRLMSENADLKKQVRLMKENQMLKRLLSENCHDNSGRSREGRDNRDFLFPKVPGYPEACSPGTGVAEYGRIINIPETTSNQLQPSALEDLLYSHINISTEEDTSSPTCNTPSQVAFKGFLSPPDMYSSRTTERKLSQLLSSMQDSMIDKPMPESKEIRQKKVCFSDSGLPGGDKMRKSYYLNEIQSFTGAEKDGRIVGEIAFQLDRRILAYVFPGVTRLYGFTVSNIPEKIKQTSIKSLDGSVDEKKLRDLTHRYLTLTTRLEKLGYNREVHPVFSEFLINTYGILKQRPDLRSNPLHNNPAALRKLVIDIVPPKFLGDSLLLLNCLCELSKEDSKPLFAW
- the SPATC1L gene encoding speriolin-like protein isoform X2, translating into MAEGNELMNRLMSENADLKKQVRLMKENQMLKRLLSENCHDNSGRSREGRDNRDFLFPKVPGYPEACSPGTGGPEYGRIINIPETTSNQLQPSALEDLLYSHINISTEEDTSSPTCNTPSQVAFKGFLSPPDMYSSRTTERKLSQLLSSMQDSMIDKPMPESKEIRQKKVCFSDSGLPGGDKMRKSYYLNEIQSFTGAEKDGRIVGEIAFQLDRRILAYVFPGVTRLYGFTVSNIPEKIKQTSIKSLDGSVDEKKLRDLTHRYLTLTTRLEKLGYNREVHPVFSEFLINTYGILKQRPDLRSNPLHNNPAALRKLVIDIVPPKFLGDSLLLLNCLCELSKEDSKPLFAW